tatataatataatgttACAAATTCATAATTTTACGATAAATCACTCTTATAATTCTTGAGATTAATGTCGATCTTATCCTTTATCCGGATTCTCATGTTTACATTTGATCCAGTTTTTAGGTTCATATCTCAACCTGCTACTTCACATTATTTAAACCCTCCCTAAGCATGTTTTCAAATTCACATTCTAACATCTTTTTTCTTCAACACTAGTAATCATGTCTCTAACGATCATCCTCATTGTCATCATGCTCATATTTGTTGGTAGGTTTCTAAACAAGAAATCTACAAGCCACTTATCGTGTCCATTACCCCCTGGTCCAACACCTTTGCCATTTTTTGGATGCGCCATCCAATTGCTCCTAAATAAACCAactttccggtggatcgataagcTTATGGACATGTTTAACACCCCAGTCCTTTGCGTCCGTCTAGGACCATCAACCCACGTCATTGTGGTTTCATCATCCGACATAGCATGTGAgttcttcaagaaacaagatgaaaTATTCATTTCAAGGCCTGATGTGCTTTCAGCCTATCTAGTAAGTGACGGATTTCGCACCGCAGCCATGGCCCTGTATGGAGAACAGTGGAAGAAGATGAGAAGAATTATAAGTCGAGAGATGCTTTCACCACCAATGCATAAATGGCTCCAACCTAAACGCGACGAAGAAGCTGATCAAGTTCTCAGGTACATATATAACCAAATAGAGAAACAAGATGTTATAGTTGATGGCGGGTTAATAAATGTTCGCGCTTTGAGCCAACATTTCTTTGCAAACGCAACGAGgaatattatttttgggaaaagatTCTTTGGGCAAGGCATGGAAGATGGAGGGCCAGGTGAAGAAGAAACTGAACATGTTGCTGCACTTTTCGTCTTGCTGAAGTATATTTATGCGTTTTGCATCAGTGATTACTTCCCATGGTTAAGAGGGAAGGCTGACCTTGATGGCCATGAAAACATGATTCGAACTGCAAATGAAAATGTTCGAAAGTATACGGATCCATTGGTCGATGAACGCATTCAAATGTGGAACAATGGAGACAGAAAGGAAAAATCTGATATGCTTGATGTTCTTATCACACTTGAAAATCCTAAGCTTACGCCAGAGGAGATTAAGGCAGAAATTGTTGTAAGTCTCTCGCCATTTATTTCTATTTTCACATGCACATGCAACTTGATTTTTTGGAGATGAGAATAATGTTTTCCTTGACTTTTACACATTCCAAATAT
Above is a window of Helianthus annuus cultivar XRQ/B chromosome 14, HanXRQr2.0-SUNRISE, whole genome shotgun sequence DNA encoding:
- the LOC110907394 gene encoding isoleucine N-monooxygenase 2, encoding MDMFNTPVLCVRLGPSTHVIVVSSSDIACEFFKKQDEIFISRPDVLSAYLVSDGFRTAAMALYGEQWKKMRRIISREMLSPPMHKWLQPKRDEEADQVLRYIYNQIEKQDVIVDGGLINVRALSQHFFANATRNIIFGKRFFGQGMEDGGPGEEETEHVAALFVLLKYIYAFCISDYFPWLRGKADLDGHENMIRTANENVRKYTDPLVDERIQMWNNGDRKEKSDMLDVLITLENPKLTPEEIKAEIVELMIATIDNSSNAIEWTIAEMINEPMILKRAVEELEHVVGRQRLVEEQDVPQLNYIKACIKEAFRLHPFAYFLPPHVSIKDTTVAGYFIPKGSHVTLSRYRLGRDPNVWADPLRFNPDRHLHVEGKQVVLSDNDLRLMSFSTGKRGCPGITLGTVMTTMLLARMVQGYSWEAPGNEGSIEFVENHDDICMAKPLVATAKPRLPLYMYPT